One stretch of Variovorax sp. TBS-050B DNA includes these proteins:
- a CDS encoding FAD-dependent oxidoreductase, protein MQRREFLGMAAGALALAGCEPAPAIEGGFNGVDLARGHAMRDGTLKALPPARTRRTRVLIAGGGVAGLAAARALRLAGVDDFALLELEDTAGGNARGGRLGGIACPLGAHYLPVPGDDAHEVQDLLEELGLRQRVAGRWVYDERSLCHSPQERLFFQGEWQDGLLPVHGVGAGTQAQYRRFAQRIDALQHAAHFVIPALRAEHTPELLALDAVAFSRWLDAEGFGDAHLRWYLDYCCRDDYGAGIEQVSAWAGIHYFASRHGFHAPGAAGDSDAGAERDGVLTWPEGNGWLTQRLAAPLGERLHTGQVVMRIAEVRGGVEVDAWDAASNSLVRWQAERCIVALPVFIAARVVENPPGLLKSAAAHLRHAPWLVANVHLRAPLADRPGAAPSWDNVIHGTRGLGYVDARHQSLDPTPRGTVLSWYRPLGPSRYDVGDGRRLLLERPWTAWRDELLAELSVPHPDLPALATRIEITRYGHAMAMPTPGLLAQLGAADATRRGTVAAGRLSFAHADWSGYSIFEEAFTRGHLAGAALA, encoded by the coding sequence ATGCAGCGGCGCGAATTCCTCGGCATGGCGGCCGGCGCGCTCGCGCTCGCGGGCTGCGAACCGGCGCCGGCGATCGAAGGCGGCTTCAACGGCGTCGACCTCGCGCGCGGCCACGCGATGCGCGACGGCACGCTGAAGGCGCTGCCGCCCGCGCGCACGCGCCGCACGCGCGTGCTGATCGCCGGCGGCGGCGTGGCGGGCCTCGCGGCCGCGCGTGCGCTGCGGCTCGCGGGCGTCGACGATTTCGCACTGCTCGAACTCGAGGACACCGCGGGCGGCAACGCGCGCGGCGGCAGGCTCGGGGGCATCGCCTGCCCCCTCGGCGCCCACTACCTGCCGGTGCCCGGCGACGATGCGCACGAGGTGCAGGACCTGCTGGAAGAACTCGGCCTGCGCCAGCGCGTCGCCGGCCGCTGGGTCTACGACGAGCGCAGCCTCTGCCACAGCCCGCAGGAGCGGCTTTTCTTCCAGGGCGAATGGCAGGACGGCCTGCTGCCGGTGCACGGCGTGGGCGCCGGCACGCAGGCGCAGTACCGCCGCTTCGCGCAGCGCATCGACGCGCTCCAGCATGCGGCGCACTTCGTCATTCCCGCGCTGCGCGCCGAGCACACCCCCGAGCTGCTGGCGCTCGATGCGGTCGCGTTCTCGCGCTGGCTCGATGCCGAAGGCTTCGGCGACGCGCACCTGCGCTGGTATCTGGACTACTGCTGCCGCGACGACTACGGTGCCGGCATCGAGCAGGTCTCGGCCTGGGCCGGCATCCACTACTTCGCGAGCCGGCACGGCTTTCATGCGCCGGGCGCGGCCGGCGACAGCGACGCGGGCGCGGAGCGCGACGGCGTCCTCACCTGGCCCGAAGGCAACGGCTGGCTCACGCAGCGGCTCGCCGCGCCGCTCGGCGAGCGGCTGCACACCGGGCAGGTCGTCATGCGCATCGCCGAAGTGCGCGGCGGCGTGGAGGTCGACGCCTGGGATGCGGCCTCGAATTCGCTCGTGCGCTGGCAGGCCGAGCGCTGCATCGTCGCGCTGCCGGTGTTCATCGCCGCGCGCGTGGTCGAGAACCCGCCCGGGCTGCTGAAGAGCGCCGCCGCCCATCTGCGCCATGCGCCCTGGCTGGTCGCCAACGTGCACCTGCGCGCGCCGCTGGCCGACCGCCCCGGCGCGGCGCCGAGCTGGGACAACGTGATCCACGGCACGCGCGGCCTGGGTTACGTCGATGCGCGCCACCAGTCGCTCGACCCCACGCCGCGCGGCACGGTGCTGAGCTGGTACCGCCCGCTGGGCCCGAGCCGCTACGACGTGGGCGACGGCCGCCGCCTGCTGCTCGAACGGCCCTGGACCGCTTGGCGCGACGAGCTGCTCGCCGAGCTCTCGGTGCCGCATCCCGACCTGCCCGCGCTCGCCACGCGCATCGAGATCACGCGCTACGGCCACGCGATGGCCATGCCCACGCCGGGCCTGCTCGCGCAGCTCGGCGCGGCGGATGCGACGCGCCGCGGCACCGTCGCCGCCGGGCGGCTTTCGTTCGCGCATGCGGACTGGTCGGGCTATTCGATCTTCGAGGAAGCGTTCACGCGCGGGCACCTTGCGGGCGCTGCGCTCGCATGA
- a CDS encoding DUF350 domain-containing protein: MGFEWLKPGVVLGSLVYALIGVVIFWLCFLIIDKLTPYDLWNEIVEKQNVALGLVVAAMSLGISIIVAAAIH, from the coding sequence ATGGGATTTGAATGGCTGAAACCGGGCGTGGTCCTCGGATCGCTCGTCTATGCGCTGATCGGCGTGGTGATCTTCTGGCTGTGCTTCCTCATCATCGACAAGCTCACGCCCTACGACCTGTGGAACGAGATCGTGGAGAAGCAGAACGTCGCGCTCGGCCTCGTGGTCGCGGCGATGAGCCTCGGCATCAGCATCATCGTCGCTGCCGCAATTCACTAG
- a CDS encoding DUF4178 domain-containing protein — MVEQAGAQRAYRAPCPGCGAPVEFRSAQSTHAVCPYCQSTVVRRGETLARVGKMAELFDDFSPLQLFAAGRIQDQPFTVVGRLQYSHPGGRWTEWIVALDGDRTGILSEDNGAYVFALPFALQRAAPPPTDLRVGATSAFNGQSYTVSSNEQVALLSAQGELPHLPELGRPFPMVELRSENGLVLSLDYGTQPPGAYLGRSVQLEDLQLTGLRDESAKEEKGRAFNCPNCGAPVTVNFAQSKSITCRSCNSIIDLTHGIGGELRHAEQDEPVRPLIPLGSTGQLQGAQWQVVGFQHRMGVEPGDDEHFGWNEYLLYNKKRGFSFLVDAEDGWSMVKPTTGAPQMAENGHSATYLGTRYQQQYAYNAETTYVAGEFYWQVERGQKTFNRDFANGKALLSMERSANELTWSSGSKLDSGVISAAFKLDDKKDLFTRSDALPVSAASGLGCGTIILIVIVLIVLLIILSTCSSSGSSSGYRGSGGSYGGYSSGGGHK, encoded by the coding sequence ATGGTCGAGCAAGCAGGCGCCCAGCGCGCCTACCGTGCGCCCTGCCCCGGCTGCGGCGCGCCGGTCGAATTCAGGTCCGCGCAATCCACGCATGCGGTCTGCCCGTACTGCCAGAGCACCGTCGTGCGACGGGGCGAGACGCTCGCGCGCGTCGGCAAGATGGCGGAGCTCTTCGACGACTTCAGTCCGCTGCAGCTGTTCGCCGCGGGCCGCATCCAGGACCAGCCCTTCACCGTCGTCGGCCGGCTGCAGTACAGCCATCCCGGCGGCCGCTGGACCGAATGGATCGTCGCGCTCGATGGCGACCGCACCGGCATCCTGAGCGAGGACAACGGCGCCTACGTGTTCGCGCTGCCGTTCGCGCTGCAGCGCGCCGCGCCGCCGCCGACCGACCTGCGCGTGGGCGCGACCAGCGCCTTCAACGGCCAGAGCTACACCGTCTCCTCGAACGAGCAGGTGGCGTTGCTGTCGGCGCAGGGCGAGCTGCCGCACCTGCCCGAACTCGGCCGCCCGTTCCCGATGGTCGAGCTGCGCAGCGAGAACGGCCTGGTGCTCAGCCTCGACTACGGCACGCAGCCGCCGGGCGCCTACCTCGGGCGCTCGGTGCAGCTCGAGGATCTGCAGCTCACCGGCCTGCGCGACGAATCGGCCAAGGAAGAGAAAGGCCGCGCCTTCAACTGCCCGAACTGCGGCGCGCCGGTCACGGTGAACTTCGCCCAGAGCAAGAGCATCACCTGCCGCTCGTGCAACAGCATCATCGACCTGACGCACGGCATCGGCGGCGAGCTGCGGCACGCCGAGCAGGACGAACCGGTCCGGCCGCTGATCCCGCTCGGCAGCACCGGCCAGCTGCAGGGCGCCCAATGGCAGGTGGTGGGCTTCCAGCACCGCATGGGCGTGGAGCCCGGCGACGACGAGCACTTCGGCTGGAACGAATACCTGCTCTACAACAAGAAGCGCGGCTTCAGCTTCCTCGTCGATGCCGAGGACGGCTGGAGCATGGTCAAGCCGACCACGGGCGCCCCGCAGATGGCCGAGAACGGCCACAGCGCCACCTACCTGGGCACGCGCTACCAGCAGCAGTACGCCTACAACGCCGAGACCACCTACGTGGCGGGCGAGTTCTACTGGCAGGTCGAACGCGGGCAGAAGACCTTCAACCGCGACTTCGCCAACGGCAAGGCCCTGCTGTCGATGGAGCGTTCGGCCAACGAGCTGACCTGGTCCTCGGGCAGCAAGCTCGACAGCGGCGTGATCTCGGCCGCCTTCAAGCTCGACGACAAGAAGGACCTGTTCACGCGCAGCGACGCGCTGCCCGTCAGCGCCGCCTCGGGGCTGGGCTGCGGGACGATCATCCTGATCGTGATCGTCCTCATCGTGCTGCTGATCATCCTGAGCACCTGCAGCAGCAGCGGCTCCTCGAGCGGCTACCGCGGCTCAGGCGGCTCCTACGGCGGCTACTCGAGCGGCGGCGGCCACAAGTGA
- a CDS encoding SPFH domain-containing protein produces MALMDFIKKQFIDIIQWTETGDGTLAWRFPMAEMEIQNGASLTVRESQVAVFVNEGQVADVFGPGMYKLTTQTLPVLTYLKNWDKLFESPFKSDVYFFSTRQQVDQKWGTPQPITIRDKDFGAVRLRAFGNYSFRIGDAKRFHTEISGTRDTYTVADLDGQLRGLVLQNISNAIAASGVPFLDLAANQIQFAQALAAQLVPEFEKIGIKLENITVQNVSLPEELQKILDQKIGMGMVGNDMGKFMQYQTAQAIPKFAEGAGNGGGGIAGDAMGLGAGVALGQVLAQNLAQGLSPNAAAQAAATHQQPAVAVVSPADVMTTLEKLGELKSKGILTQEEFDAKKAELLKKLV; encoded by the coding sequence ATGGCCCTGATGGATTTCATCAAGAAACAGTTCATCGACATCATCCAGTGGACCGAGACGGGCGACGGCACGCTCGCCTGGCGCTTTCCGATGGCGGAGATGGAAATCCAGAACGGCGCCTCGCTCACGGTGCGCGAGTCGCAGGTCGCGGTGTTCGTCAACGAAGGCCAGGTGGCCGACGTGTTCGGCCCCGGCATGTACAAGCTCACGACGCAGACGCTGCCCGTGCTCACGTACCTGAAGAACTGGGACAAGCTCTTCGAGTCCCCCTTCAAGAGCGACGTCTACTTCTTCAGCACGCGCCAGCAGGTGGACCAGAAGTGGGGCACGCCGCAGCCCATCACCATCCGCGACAAGGACTTCGGCGCGGTGCGCCTGCGCGCCTTCGGCAACTACAGCTTCCGCATCGGCGATGCCAAGCGGTTCCACACCGAGATCTCCGGCACGCGCGACACCTACACGGTGGCCGACCTCGACGGCCAGCTGCGCGGCCTGGTGCTGCAGAACATCAGCAATGCGATCGCCGCGAGCGGCGTGCCCTTCCTCGACCTGGCGGCCAACCAGATCCAGTTCGCGCAGGCGCTTGCCGCGCAGCTCGTGCCCGAGTTCGAAAAGATCGGCATCAAGCTCGAGAACATCACGGTGCAGAACGTCTCGCTGCCCGAAGAGCTGCAGAAGATCCTCGACCAGAAGATCGGCATGGGCATGGTCGGCAACGACATGGGCAAGTTCATGCAGTACCAGACCGCGCAGGCGATCCCCAAGTTCGCCGAGGGTGCCGGCAACGGCGGCGGCGGCATTGCGGGCGACGCCATGGGGCTCGGTGCCGGCGTGGCGCTCGGCCAGGTGCTGGCGCAGAACCTCGCGCAGGGGCTGAGCCCCAACGCCGCGGCCCAGGCCGCGGCGACCCACCAGCAGCCCGCGGTGGCGGTGGTGAGCCCGGCCGACGTGATGACCACGCTCGAGAAGCTCGGTGAGCTCAAGAGCAAGGGCATCCTGACGCAGGAAGAGTTCGACGCCAAGAAGGCCGAATTGCTCAAGAAGCTGGTCTAA